A single region of the Candidatus Goldiibacteriota bacterium genome encodes:
- a CDS encoding chemotaxis protein CheX → MPKYEAALEKVFHDILSKYAMMFGEPVAGAAFKYNPEKIYIRSDVGFTGECGGTMSIITTKDFCSALVSNVMGLEPGKDNKIEAEYDVIKEFINLTCGHFVTEAFGKKVTADLTPPSAEIIDKEGWEIMVKQAEIKFVVDEMPVAVAVDVKNCTGRK, encoded by the coding sequence ATGCCAAAATACGAAGCTGCTCTTGAAAAGGTGTTTCATGATATTCTTTCAAAATATGCCATGATGTTTGGGGAGCCTGTTGCAGGCGCTGCGTTTAAGTACAATCCCGAAAAAATATATATACGTTCTGATGTGGGGTTTACCGGGGAGTGCGGCGGAACGATGTCCATAATTACCACCAAGGATTTTTGTTCCGCCCTTGTGTCAAATGTTATGGGGCTTGAACCCGGCAAAGATAATAAAATTGAGGCCGAATATGACGTGATAAAAGAGTTTATTAATCTTACCTGCGGCCATTTTGTAACGGAAGCGTTTGGAAAAAAGGTTACGGCGGATTTAACGCCGCCTTCTGCGGAAATAATTGACAAAGAGGGATGGGAAATAATGGTAAAGCAGGCGGAAATTAAGTTTGTTGTTGATGAAATGCCGGTTGCTGTGGCTGTAGATGTAAAAAATTGCACGGGGAGAAAATAA